DNA sequence from the Candidatus Zixiibacteriota bacterium genome:
CGGGCGCAGCGGCAGAGTGAATGGCTTCAGACGATAAAGGCGCGCTGCCCGAAAGTGCACTGGCTCGCCCATTATGCGCTGCTGGGCCAGTGGGATTTCATGGACATCTACGAGGCCCCGGACGAGGAAACCGCGGCGGTGGTATCGCTGTTGAGTCGGGCCAACGGTGCGCACCACGTGGAGAGCTGGACGGCGATCCCAAATTCCCGCTTGATGGAGATCGCCGACGCTCTCGAGAAGGGCTGCCCGGAGGACAAGCACTAACCGGTATCAGATTTTGTGCGTGGTGGACGCCCTCGTCCACCACTTTCTTCACACCACACAGGATCCCTGTGCCCCACCCGCTAAGGGTGGGACGTGGTTTACTCTGGCGCAAAACAGGCCCCGGTAGCCCCCCTGTTACCGTTAGAGTGAGATTCCTTTCGCGTGAAGAATGATGTCGGGTTTCGCGCTCAATTAGACAATACGCGGAACCCGGCCTGCGGTCCCCCTTACTGGCACATCTGCACTTGGGAGTTTCGAGACAATCCCGTTGGGTGGAGAACTAGCCTTCCGTCCAGTAGACGAAGCGCGCGGTGTTCCCTCAGCGCGCCCTGGATGCAGGCTGGCCGGCAAAGAACGCAACCGTGCGCCTGAGGCCCTGGTCGAAATCGACGGCCACCTCAAAGCCGTGTTTCTTCAATCGGTCGATAGCCGCAAAAGAATGGCGGATATCCCCCGGACGGGGTTTGTCGTACATGGCCTGGATATCGATCCCCATAATTGCCCGCAATCGCTCGAGAAGCTGATTGAGCGTATACTGCGCGCCACAGGCGCAATTGAATACGCCGCCGGACATGGCATCGGTCTGGGCCGCCAGGAGATTGGCGTTGACCGCATTCTCGACATAGGTGAAATCGCGCGACTGCCCGCCGTCGCCATACACGACCGGCGGCTGCCCGTTCTGCAGTGCCGTGATGAAGCGAGGGACCACCGCTGCGTATTCGCTCTTGGGATCCTGGCGCGGCCCGAAGACATTGAAATAACGAAGCGAGACGGTCGGCAGCTTGTACAGTTGCCAATAGACTTTGCAGTAATATTCGTTGGTCAGCTTGTTGACCGCATAAGGTGAAAGCGGCGACGGGACCATCTGCTCGTGCTTGGGCAGTTCCTCGGATTCACCGTAGACGGAGGACGACGACGCAAACACGAATCGCTTTACCCCGGCTCTTTTGGACGCCTCCAGAATGTTGAGCGTGCCGTCGACGTTGACGGCGTTGGAGGTCAGCGGATCGGCCA
Encoded proteins:
- a CDS encoding SDR family oxidoreductase; protein product: MRYLVTGGAGFIGSNIVEKLLQLGHEVRVLDNFSTGQYENIASFEKDIDLIDGDIRDFATVTKAARAVDFVLHQAALPSVPRSVADPLTSNAVNVDGTLNILEASKRAGVKRFVFASSSSVYGESEELPKHEQMVPSPLSPYAVNKLTNEYYCKVYWQLYKLPTVSLRYFNVFGPRQDPKSEYAAVVPRFITALQNGQPPVVYGDGGQSRDFTYVENAVNANLLAAQTDAMSGGVFNCACGAQYTLNQLLERLRAIMGIDIQAMYDKPRPGDIRHSFAAIDRLKKHGFEVAVDFDQGLRRTVAFFAGQPASRAR
- a CDS encoding GYD domain-containing protein — encoded protein: MKTFVLMTRMAHQDADIMEVATKLKSRAQRQSEWLQTIKARCPKVHWLAHYALLGQWDFMDIYEAPDEETAAVVSLLSRANGAHHVESWTAIPNSRLMEIADALEKGCPEDKH